The following proteins are encoded in a genomic region of Myxococcales bacterium:
- a CDS encoding type III PLP-dependent enzyme — protein sequence MRDARGEELSQPNRVRVEDAAFDFRHIQAQLAKGYSNPFLILDARLVREKARRFRAAMPRVFPHYAVKVNAAPGILAALHDEGIGFEIASRAELDGLLSLGVPAHEILYSNPIKSHAHVSHAVQKGVEWFVIDAIEELHKVYEAKPVAKLYLRVHTSNEGSVWKLSGKFGAFEEEAEQIIAEAGKIGADLAGVGFHVGSQCKNIENWPIGIRAARATFEKMRAVGLEPRFLNLSGGFPVSMGDLVPSIEEIGKAVNAELEKVPDSIRVVAEPGRFFVADTGWFVCQVIGTATRNGTRWLYLDAGIYSGLGELADEFRFSIRTDRDGPAIPWTVAGPTCDGTDVCLTNEPLPENLTAGDFIYIRDQGAYSTACATMFNGFPMPDTIIVGADQHRYDLAPIPLWRPICQTDAPRARATHSSRLRRGFAFYRRLNRASEQRHRQRTSGTSGC from the coding sequence TTGCGCGATGCCCGAGGAGAAGAATTGTCGCAGCCAAATCGGGTTCGCGTGGAAGACGCGGCGTTTGATTTTCGTCATATCCAAGCGCAGCTCGCGAAGGGATACTCGAACCCCTTCCTGATTCTCGACGCGCGCCTGGTGCGTGAAAAGGCGCGCCGCTTTCGCGCCGCAATGCCCCGGGTTTTCCCGCACTACGCGGTCAAAGTGAATGCTGCGCCGGGGATTCTCGCGGCATTGCACGACGAGGGCATCGGATTTGAAATCGCATCTCGGGCAGAACTCGACGGGCTGCTGAGCCTGGGCGTGCCGGCGCACGAAATCCTCTACAGCAACCCCATCAAGTCACACGCCCACGTTTCGCATGCGGTCCAGAAGGGTGTCGAGTGGTTCGTCATCGATGCGATCGAAGAACTGCACAAGGTATACGAAGCAAAGCCAGTCGCGAAGCTCTACCTCCGCGTGCACACCTCCAACGAGGGATCGGTCTGGAAGCTCTCCGGCAAGTTCGGTGCCTTTGAAGAAGAAGCAGAGCAGATCATCGCCGAGGCTGGGAAAATCGGTGCGGATCTCGCCGGAGTGGGTTTCCACGTCGGCTCGCAGTGCAAGAACATCGAAAACTGGCCAATCGGTATCCGCGCTGCACGTGCGACCTTCGAAAAGATGCGGGCCGTCGGGCTGGAACCCCGTTTCCTCAATCTGAGTGGAGGATTCCCGGTATCCATGGGCGATCTGGTGCCGAGTATCGAAGAAATCGGCAAGGCCGTTAACGCCGAACTCGAAAAGGTCCCTGATTCGATCCGTGTGGTCGCGGAACCGGGCCGATTCTTCGTGGCGGACACCGGCTGGTTCGTATGTCAGGTCATCGGCACCGCGACGCGCAATGGCACGCGTTGGCTCTATCTCGACGCCGGCATCTATAGCGGCCTCGGTGAGTTGGCCGACGAGTTTCGATTCAGCATTCGCACGGACCGGGACGGCCCCGCCATCCCCTGGACTGTCGCTGGCCCGACCTGCGATGGTACCGACGTCTGTCTCACGAACGAGCCCCTTCCGGAGAACCTCACGGCCGGAGATTTCATCTACATCCGCGATCAGGGCGCCTACTCGACCGCTTGCGCGACGATGTTCAATGGGTTCCCGATGCCGGACACCATCATCGTCGGCGCCGACCAGCACAGGTACGATTTAGCGCCAATCCCTCTGTGGCGTCCGATTTGCCAAACTGATGCGCCAAGGGCGCGCGCTACTCACTCGTCTCGGCTGCGGCGAGGCTTTGCGTTTTACCGGCGGCTGAATCGGGCAAGCGAGCAAAGACACCGACAGCGTACTTCGGGTACTTCGGGTTGTTGA
- a CDS encoding TIM barrel protein produces the protein MGGPTAGGFSIPQLDPALAWKIFRRIDQLKWHLNRYSMELNFLHGALGVDAFLSFARDSGFDGAQLHFTRSGPRMGLTAESDQYLADLAKQEGMHKLDLTLDISTIQREDVNDVTRVARAMGIQTIRCYSSSGGTIQQIIRTAIEELKYAAELGSRLNIRFLLEQHERLTGPEILEILHGVDANRTLGVLFDFANPIPADRNPLEDLYEMREVIRGAHSKDVIVLPERRGQSCIGVRFGEGDLPLPKIYFDLLMLGEDEPQLDFIAVQNVVGYIAPVGRSREESSNYEYQLKSASRTPMTATEQERRLAREREDVLQHLEAAKLLLNQLRGFATEAVSAVHPGAELGPEAACVRAIEDIGQQIYGDSGRKYIWQALQASDGSELEATVLGEKEGRVLLTLAQEKHLELTQGCI, from the coding sequence TTGGGCGGACCCACTGCTGGCGGATTTTCCATCCCGCAACTCGACCCAGCATTGGCTTGGAAGATCTTCCGGCGGATCGATCAGCTGAAATGGCATCTCAACCGCTACAGCATGGAACTCAACTTCCTCCATGGCGCTTTGGGTGTCGATGCATTTTTGTCCTTCGCGCGAGACTCCGGTTTCGATGGAGCCCAGCTGCACTTCACGCGGAGCGGGCCCCGGATGGGCCTCACGGCCGAGTCTGATCAGTACCTTGCCGATCTCGCGAAGCAGGAGGGCATGCACAAACTCGACCTCACCCTCGACATCAGCACCATTCAACGAGAAGACGTAAATGATGTCACCCGTGTCGCACGAGCGATGGGGATTCAGACGATTCGCTGCTATTCGTCGTCCGGCGGCACGATCCAGCAGATCATTCGGACCGCAATCGAAGAGCTCAAGTACGCAGCAGAGTTGGGATCTCGATTGAATATTCGCTTTCTTCTCGAGCAGCACGAGCGTCTCACCGGTCCAGAAATCTTGGAGATCTTGCACGGCGTAGACGCAAATCGCACCCTTGGCGTACTCTTCGACTTCGCCAATCCGATTCCGGCCGATCGCAATCCTCTCGAGGATCTATACGAGATGAGGGAGGTGATCCGCGGCGCACATAGCAAGGATGTGATCGTTCTTCCCGAAAGACGTGGCCAGAGTTGCATTGGAGTGCGATTCGGTGAGGGCGATCTACCTTTACCCAAGATCTATTTTGACCTGCTCATGCTGGGCGAGGACGAACCCCAACTCGACTTCATCGCTGTGCAGAACGTCGTGGGCTACATTGCGCCCGTCGGGCGCTCGCGGGAAGAGAGTTCGAACTACGAATATCAACTCAAATCCGCCAGCCGTACCCCCATGACCGCAACCGAACAGGAGCGGCGACTTGCACGAGAACGCGAAGACGTACTCCAGCACTTAGAGGCTGCAAAGCTGCTCTTGAACCAACTGCGAGGCTTCGCAACCGAGGCGGTGAGTGCAGTCCATCCGGGTGCTGAACTCGGACCCGAGGCCGCTTGCGTCCGGGCCATTGAAGATATCGGCCAACAGATCTACGGCGACTCGGGCCGAAAGTACATCTGGCAGGCGCTCCAAGCCTCCGATGGCTCCGAGCTCGAGGCCACAGTGCTCGGTGAGAAAGAAGGAAGAGTGCTGCTCACTCTGGCCCAAGAGAAGCACCTCGAACTGACGCAAGGATGCATCTAG
- a CDS encoding DUF4202 family protein, with protein sequence MTPADESLQRVRTRIREVIAGSSVPEDPGHSINTLEWLLKFEPGADEALQLAALGHDIDRAVEASKVLRADFSDYEDFKATHARHSAEMLLAILQECGVEDPALADELSRLVCAHEVGGEPRTDLLMEVDSLSYFDVNLPLYRERNSREETLRRCVWGYHRLSERARRIVAQLYPPGDELAGLLEEARSEATRKEFTQSGPSRAQPNSP encoded by the coding sequence ATGACCCCCGCCGACGAGTCTCTTCAGCGTGTCCGAACGCGAATACGCGAGGTCATTGCAGGCTCGTCGGTTCCCGAGGATCCGGGCCACTCCATCAACACACTGGAATGGCTGCTGAAGTTCGAGCCCGGTGCCGATGAGGCCCTTCAACTCGCTGCGCTCGGCCATGACATCGATCGCGCGGTGGAAGCGAGCAAGGTACTCCGCGCAGATTTTTCCGATTACGAAGACTTCAAGGCCACCCATGCAAGGCACAGTGCCGAAATGCTGCTCGCGATCCTTCAGGAATGCGGAGTGGAAGACCCAGCGCTTGCTGACGAGTTAAGCCGTTTAGTATGCGCCCACGAGGTCGGAGGAGAACCACGCACGGACCTGTTGATGGAAGTGGACAGTCTCTCCTACTTCGACGTCAACCTCCCCCTCTACCGCGAGCGGAACAGCCGTGAAGAAACGCTGCGGCGCTGTGTCTGGGGCTACCATCGCCTCTCCGAACGGGCGAGGCGCATCGTGGCGCAGCTCTACCCGCCCGGGGATGAGTTGGCGGGGCTGCTGGAAGAGGCTCGGAGTGAAGCAACGCGCAAGGAGTTCACCCAATCTGGGCCATCGCGTGCACAGCCGAACAGCCCTTAG
- a CDS encoding Lrp/AsnC family transcriptional regulator, giving the protein MRLLQANARESISSLARVLGVSRTAVQERLNRLKRIGVIEGFTVKLNPDWNRSHVTTFIELVIEPKSATQIMATIERMPSVKALWSISGRFDLLAEATAPTTEDINELLVDLGNIEGVTRTESHVALSTKFERR; this is encoded by the coding sequence ATGCGACTCCTGCAAGCCAATGCACGGGAGTCCATCAGCAGTCTTGCACGAGTGCTTGGCGTATCCAGAACTGCTGTTCAGGAGAGACTGAATCGATTGAAACGAATCGGTGTCATCGAAGGTTTCACAGTGAAGTTGAATCCGGACTGGAACCGGAGTCACGTGACAACATTCATCGAACTGGTCATTGAGCCCAAATCTGCAACACAGATCATGGCAACGATTGAGCGGATGCCGTCCGTCAAGGCCCTATGGAGCATCAGCGGTCGCTTTGATCTGTTGGCCGAGGCGACGGCACCAACAACAGAAGATATCAACGAGTTGTTGGTTGATCTCGGTAACATTGAAGGTGTCACCCGTACGGAATCCCACGTGGCTTTATCGACGAAATTCGAGCGCAGATAG